taatctttcactcatattctctgtttttaagccatttgaatatttttggatatgcatgtttttcagatctggatttggatatgcaggtttttcagatctagaaaacttctgggacgacttacctgttagtcgtctaaaatataatgcgctagacgactttcaggaagtcttccagacgactttcaggaagtcttccatacgacttccaggaagtcttctgacgaagtctccctttcataacagatctgagcgttttggtaagtttttatgtctaattatttttcatttggtAGCTTCCTGTTGTATAAAGGTATTACTTTTTTTccaaaactaaaactctccaaacccactttaatctctttgacttgaaaacaccaaactttatatgaatttttcagttttatctcatgtctttctcactaatctatctttttttgccAGTTTTTAGtcagatggttctcatcttccactcatttaaaggtagatctattaattttagatatgtattatattccacttattttctctgtttttaagccatttgaacgttttttttatatgcagGTTTCTCaaatctggatttgatatgcatgtttttttcagatctggaagacttctgggacgacttacctgttagtcatctaaaatataatgcgctagacgactttcaggaagtcttccaggcgACTTCCCGGAAGttgtctggacttcctggaagtcttctgacgaagtcaccctttcataacagatctgagcgttttggtaagttttcatgtctcatttttcttcatttagtAACTTcctgttgtataaagttctcacttttttttcaaactaaaactctccaaacccaatctaatctctttgacttgaaaataccaaattttatatgaatttttcagttttgtctcatgtctttcttactaatctatctttttttttgcaggtttttaatcagatggttctcatctttcactcatttaaatgtagatctattaattttagatatgtatttttgtgtgttctataaaggtagatttatctaatattccactcattttctctatttttaagctatttaaacgttttttgatatgcaggtttttcagatctagatttggatatgcaggtttttcaaatctggaagacttctgggacgacttacctattagtcgtctaaaatataatgcggtagacgacttacaggaaGTCTCCCAGACGACTAAAATATGATGTACCAATTTTTTTAGTGAAAGACAGATATAATATGATgagaaaaatatctaaatattcTTATTTATGGTACTTTGAGAAAGTTTACtctaaaacattattatttaaaccTATTAAACTTGATCTTGACCTGATTTCGTTTTGATTTGCGAGTCAGATCTTTTTACTGATTTGtatctaatatttatttagaatatgGATTTCTTTCTATAAAAGCTCATGTTCAAAACTTATAATCACACAAAGATTTGAACATGGTTACTGACCATAAGTGCAGAGAAACCTCGACAGACTTTCAAGATTTCGGGGCCcctaaaattgtataattatttgGGGCCCAGGTTTTTCAAATGcctttttaaatatacataagCACGCCTCTGCCTGCACTTCATAATCTCCACCAACTCCTCAAGACACCACTTTGAAGAAGCGTAGTTCCTCGAGAGCAAGACGATCGCAATCTTAGATCCTCTAATCCCCCGTATGAGTTCAGGAGCGATGGATTCTCCTCTCTCGATCCCGTTGTCATTGAAAAATGTGATTGTCTTTCTTTTGAACTCCTTTTTAATGTGACTGAGAAAGTTGTAGCGGACATCTTCCCCGCGGAAGCTCGGAAAGACATCGTACATCCAGAcatgagaggaagaagatggagaagccGATGAAGGAGACAAAGCAGATGGAGTTGATGAAgtagacaaagaagaagaatcagattctTCGTTTTCATGATGGGATCTGAGTTTTCGAAAAATCAAGAAGAAGCCTAATGCAGCAGCAACGATGTTAAGGAAAAGAGAGAAATCCATTTGTGTGCTGGAGAAACGGATCAATGAGCTTGCTACAGACATTTGTGGAGCAATGAGTGAAACAAAGATGCTTTTATTGAACAAAGCGACATATAAAGTTGACTCCGTTGACTGAGAGAGACTTTGTGGTAAATAAAAAGCACAGTGCCTAAACAGTGCGTTGTGGCATCCTATTTTAAgtacaaaaaactaaaaaaagcaATGAATAGCAGAAGCAACTTCAAGGAAATAATAATCGAAATCAATGTCCACTATAGGAAGCTTAATCCTTTGTCAATACATCAAAGTTAATGAGTTCACACTTGATATTTCACAGCAAAGAGATCAATCTTCTATAGGAAGCTTCATCCTCGGCTTCAACTCCATTGCCAAGAAAGTAGGTCTAACAAAGTATTTGTAGTCagttttcttcttctacttgtaGTATGTTTTCTTAAGATTCTGATATTAGCcctgttttttttatcaacagcGGCGGCAGCGTCGAGAAAAACAACGAGCAAAACGGAAAAGATAAAGACGGAGTTATCAAGTATCGCTTGATTAAGACGCGAAAGACATATTACACACATAAGATGACGCTGAAAATAATGGCGTCCATTAGAGAAACCTTGGATAGCACCGGCGATCGTTTCTGGCGGTTATTTCTATTTCTTCCATGATTATTTTGTTCTCTGTTAAGGTTATTTTTCTAGACGCTGCTGCTGACGCCGCCGTTGACAAAAGAACAGGGCTAATGTTGGAGACAGATAATAGTCTATTTGTAAATTGTTGGCATGCATTTGCACACACAAAGAATAAGATCATACATACGTTACAGCTATTTCTTAATTTAAAGTTTATTATAATGTCGTTTATTTGAACTTTTGAAGCATCaagattaggggtgttcaattcggatatcggttcggtttcggttcggtttttttttggttagtaaaatataactaccattcgaAATCCATATttaattcggttcggttcggtttatataccgtcggttttcggtttattcgattttataccaaaaaacataattatttagtttgagatcatataaaatgaattttagagtcatattgtcaacacaatcatttattagaaatatattatatgttcaaataaatgaacaaaaacgtaaaaatgcttctaccatcaaataaaatcatcaaatttataattaaaatcagagcctgaaattttgaaaataaaagtatgaaacaaaacagaaacatgaaagaaaagttttttcacTCTTTCATATTtggtgttcattaaagtcatgttttttcgattgaacacgaaactctgtttgtttatagataagaaaaaagttgtgaaaattttccattaattatttttcatcaaatttttcatcttcatattaatttagtgaatactaaaataaagcaaaaagataaaaaaaaacttagaaaataggatgtctgaattgcgatgtattgttatttaattatagttcaagtgttttacaaattatataaggttctttattactataacattatggtaatagttattaacacaaatttaacatatataacaaatagattttcatgtattgttataaaatagatacatatttacatgtttctacttttaatcggttttgttcggtttattcggttatataccaaaccatatctaaatcatacggtttttataaaattatatccattcggtttatatggtatataccaaaaccaaaccatattgtctatttcggttcggttcggtacggttcggttttaccatattgaacaggcCTAATCAAGATGCTTGAAAATGGAATATCACCATTAATGACTGCTGAATATTAACGGAAAATACAAgtatcttctctcttctctcccaCTACGACTCAGacgaatcatcatcatcactgttGGGGAAAGAGGAACCCAACAATCACCACCCACCGCAACAACAAGAATCCAAACCCGTTAATCAGCAAATCTAAGAGAAGCAGGTTTTAACACCATTGAAATCCATCGATCTTCGAGAAACAGAGACACTTCTTGGCAAAACCTTTAAAGAAATCAAGAAACTCCACATTAGGTCATTTGAACTAGCTAGGTCGAGGCCAGTTCGGTATAACCTACACTTGCAACGAGAATTCAACAGGGAACCCATACGCATGCAAATCAATACTCAAGAGGAAGCTAACAAGACGAAGTTACAGGAAGGAGGTTAGTAACTGGAGTGCAGGGATTATTCTattcatctttctttcctttttaggCAGGTAATGTAAagctaaaatattatttgattgttttatccatttaactatgtaatttatatgttttatgatACTGTTTTTGTTACAATGTAGAAACCGAGAAGGGAATATTTGATGAGATTATAAAAGGAGAAATTGATTTTTGAGAGCCAACCATGGCCTTCTATATCTGAGAGTGCTAAAGATCTTGCaaggaagatttttttttgttacaagttaTTAATGAAaatgtgatttgtttttttttctcagcttCCATGAACATGAGGGAGCCAAGGATTCCAAAGCAATTGTTTCCAACTTTCCAGAGGACGTAGCCCGCATTCCTCAATCTCCCAATTTTTGTCATGGGATCTGAACTCAAAGGCTAATTCGGGGGAGCCcactttttcttcaattttgaATACCAGCAGATGCTCCTTTGAAGTTGGAGAAGAGCGGTGCCATAAATCAGCATAAGCTGCGTAACCAGATTTAACACTATTCAGTTTGTCCTTGATGCaatatgatatatcaggccAGCACCAATCATCAGCATCAACGTCACCCTTATAAACCAGCAAGAGGCAAGCTTTAAATCTCAAGGATGTAGGAAAGTACTGTGTATCTAATCCATTCCACGTCATTGACAGGGAACTCCTGGTGGCTCGGTAATTGAAATATGTAGGCACTGTTTCTCCTGGAAAAATTGCAAAGTCTCTTGTCCATGTGTTGATGATAATCTCTCTTGCTTCTTGATTCAGTCCAAAGCAGTTAACAAAGCTGAGCCCATGAAACTTTGTCTTGTAAAAAGAGCAATCCAGTCTCTCGAGGGACCCACAATTGTCTGCGACGAGGAACTTTAAGGAGTCCGGAAGCTGCGGAAGAGAAACCAGCTTCGTGCATCCCTTGATTACAAGTTCACGTAGACTAGACCTTTCCTTGACCCATGGAGCAATTTCTTGTATTCTTGTGTCGCTCAAGTGTAACTCACGAAGACGAGGCCATGACATTATTGATCGAGGTAATTCTTCTATTGAAGTTCCAGTGAGCTTTAGAACGCTGATGTTTGTGGAAATCTCCGGAACGCATTTCAATGACGAGCAGTCAGTGAGAAAAAGTTTACCAAGAGATTTCATGTTGATGTTGATGGGAAGGGCCCTTAGCTTTGAGCATCTTTCGAGATACAACTTCCTGAGATGATTCATATGTCCAATAGAAGATGGGAGTTCTACAAGACTTGAGCATCCATTAAGAGACAACTTCCTGAGATGATTTATATTTCCAATAGAAGATGGGAGTTCCACAAGACTTGAGCATCCATTAAGGTACAAGTTCCCGAGATTATTCATATTTCCAATAGAAGATGGGAGTTCCACAAGACTTGAGCATCCATTAAGATGTAACTTCATGAGATTATTTATATTTCCAATAGAAGACGGGAGTTCCACCAGACTTGAGCATTCATTGAGATACAAATACAAGAGACTAGTCATATTTCCAATAGAAGAGGGGAGCTCCAGTAGACTTGAGCATTCATCGAGATACAGATGCATGAGATTAGTCATATTTCCAATAGAAGAGGGAAGCTCCTGTAGACTTGAGCATCCActcaaatcaatttttttgagATCAGTGGCATTACCAAGATAGAAAGGGAGCTCCACAAGATTTGAGCAACCATTAAAAGTAAAATCCTTGAGATTAATGGAATTTCTAACAGAAGATGGAAGCTCCACCAAACTTGAGCAATCTTTGAGATACAATTTCTTGAGATTACCAATAGAGGATGGGAGCTTAGCTAGACGTAAGCATCCCGTGAGATTCAATTCCTCGAGATCAGTGGCATTTTCCATAGAAGAGGGGAGTTCCATCAGACTTGTACAACCACTAAGATCCAATACTTTGAGTTTAATTATAGCATTCCCAGAAGAAGATGGAAGTCTCACTAGACTTGAGCAATGACTAATATCCAATCTTCCAAGATTAATTAGATTCCAAATAAAAGAGGGGATCCTTACTAGACTTGAACAATGACTAAGATTTAATCTTCGGAGACTGATAACATTTCCAATAGAAAAAGGGAGCTCCGCTAGATTTGAGCAACCATGAAGATTCAATTCTTGGAGACTAGTGGCAGTTGAGAGATCAGGAAGCTCCTTTAGATTTTTGGAATCCGACAAATACATCCATTTGAGATTTCTAATCGTCTGtacagaaaagaaaaacatcaatAAAAAGAAGACAGTCCAATAATACTGAAGTAACACAAAGtcttagatatataaatatgtttacttaCTTTATTTCCTTCCCACAATTTCTCAAGATAGTTGCTTTTACGCAAGGCTATTTCCACCAGGAACTCCGAAATAAAATTAGAAGGCAGACATGTCATCGGAAAAAAATCCCAATGCAAAAGTTTAAGATTTGGAGGCAGACATGTCATTAGATCTATGCTGTGATGACATGTCTGTTTGGGACGTCCATAGTCAGAAccagaatcagaatcagaatcagaaaGCAAAAGTCTTAAGAATTGAACATTGGACATTCTTTCAAAGGCCCTTTCACTTATTTTCAACTCTGTCTCCAACTCTAAAAGCTTCAAATCTATGCCTATAACACTTCGACTACCCTGCAAAAGAACCCAATGATTTTCCTATAAAATTTTGTAGGGAGAAACGCATTGAATGACTAATAGGAAAAACTTACTAGTGTATCATTTTGTAGTACTTGGCATATATCTCCAACATCAGCCAAAAACTGACGCTGCCCAGGTTCGTGAATGGATTGTTTACGAACAATTTCTCTACCCAAACGTGCAAGCAAATCATGGATCTTTATATATCCCCCAACAATGGATATGAAAGATTTCTCAGCTAAGACACGGAGCTGACCTTTCACACCGACAATATTCCTTGCAAGATACTCTTCCACTTTCTCAATCCGCTCATTGTTGAAAAAGCAAGCTAAGTGAAGAAATAAATCTTGAGTATCAACAGATAAGGCATCATAACGTAACTTTAAACTACTTTCTATTTCTCCATCAAGTCTAGCACTTAACCTTGGTAGTTCCTCTTCCCACTCATGCTTGAGCATTCCTTTGAAATAAGATCCCATTACCTTTAGTCCCAGAGGGAGATTACCGGCAAATTCTTTAACTTCCCAAGCAAGTTTCTCGAAGCCATCGTATGGGGACTTTTGACCAAAAGCATACATGCAGAAGATTTCAAAAGCATCACTGAAACCTGGATACTCAACCTT
The DNA window shown above is from Brassica napus cultivar Da-Ae unplaced genomic scaffold, Da-Ae ScsIHWf_1234;HRSCAF=1762, whole genome shotgun sequence and carries:
- the LOC106420978 gene encoding disease resistance protein TAO1-like — protein: MDLSIFLNMVAAAIGFFFILRKIRSHQENKEFDLSSLSTSSPPSSLTILSVPRSVYWSSLSPSSPPSSLSISSAPRPSSSQVWIHDVFLSFRGEDVRNNFLSHIQKEFKRKGITYFNDNGIKRGESIAPELIRGIRGSKIVIVLLSRNYGSSKWCLEELVEIMKCREELKQTVMAIFCKVDPSDVKKLTGDFGKVFRKTCEGQAKEDIWRWKQALEKVATIAGYHPSNWDDEASMVEEIATNVSNDLINFVISSDFEGFAGMEAHMKKMEPFLLLGSNEVRIIGIWGPSGIGKSTIARVLFSQHSHEFQLSVFMENIKRRCPRPCSDEYSAKLKLQEEFLSKIINQEDVKIHHLGVAPDRLKDKRVLVVLDDVDHLMQLDAMAKDHSWFGPGSRIIVTTQDKKILTAHGINHIYKVEYPGFSDAFEIFCMYAFGQKSPYDGFEKLAWEVKEFAGNLPLGLKVMGSYFKGMLKHEWEEELPRLSARLDGEIESSLKLRYDALSVDTQDLFLHLACFFNNERIEKVEEYLARNIVGVKGQLRVLAEKSFISIVGGYIKIHDLLARLGREIVRKQSIHEPGQRQFLADVGDICQVLQNDTLGSRSVIGIDLKLLELETELKISERAFERMSNVQFLRLLLSDSDSDSGSDYGRPKQTCHHSIDLMTCLPPNLKLLHWDFFPMTCLPSNFISEFLVEIALRKSNYLEKLWEGNKTIRNLKWMYLSDSKNLKELPDLSTATSLQELNLHGCSNLAELPFSIGNVISLRRLNLSHCSSLVRIPSFIWNLINLGRLDISHCSSLVRLPSSSGNAIIKLKVLDLSGCTSLMELPSSMENATDLEELNLTGCLRLAKLPSSIGNLKKLYLKDCSSLVELPSSVRNSINLKDFTFNGCSNLVELPFYLGNATDLKKIDLSGCSSLQELPSSIGNMTNLMHLYLDECSSLLELPSSIGNMTSLLYLYLNECSSLVELPSSIGNINNLMKLHLNGCSSLVELPSSIGNMNNLGNLYLNGCSSLVELPSSIGNINHLRKLSLNGCSSLVELPSSIGHMNHLRKLYLERCSKLRALPININMKSLGKLFLTDCSSLKCVPEISTNISVLKLTGTSIEELPRSIMSWPRLRELHLSDTRIQEIAPWVKERSSLRELVIKGCTKLVSLPQLPDSLKFLVADNCGSLERLDCSFYKTKFHGLSFVNCFGLNQEAREIIINTWTRDFAIFPGETVPTYFNYRATRSSLSMTWNGLDTQYFPTSLRFKACLLLVYKGDVDADDWCWPDISYCIKDKLNSVKSGYAAYADLWHRSSPTSKEHLLVFKIEEKVGSPELAFEFRSHDKNWEIEECGLRPLESWKQLLWNPWLPHVHGS